A region of Ictidomys tridecemlineatus isolate mIctTri1 chromosome 4, mIctTri1.hap1, whole genome shotgun sequence DNA encodes the following proteins:
- the Actl7a gene encoding actin-like protein 7A, with translation MALDSVWAPQAANIGDGPAKKAGDQVSMQTQVLQTASLKEGPAKRAVWVGRNSAEPEESVKSTAPKQRPKVEVTKAVVVDLGTGYCKCGFAGLPKPTHKISTTVGKPYMETAKTGDNRKETFVGRELLQSDVRLKLVNPLRHGIIVDWDTVQDIWEYLFRQEMKIMPEEHAVLVSDPPLSPHTNREKYAEMLFEFFNTPAMHIAYQSRLSMYSYGRTSGLVVEVGHGVSYVVPIYEGYPLPSITGRLDYAGSDLTAYLMCLMNNSGKHFTEDQVSIVEDIKTKCCFVALDPIEEKKIPPSEHELQYTLPDGKEIHLCQERFLCSEMFFKPSLIKSMQLGLHTQTVSCLNKCDIALKRDLMGNILLCGGSTMLSGFPNRLQKELSSMCPNDTPQVNVLPERDTAVWTGGSILASLQGFQPLWVHRFEYEEHGPFFLYRRCF, from the coding sequence ATGGCTCTTGACAGTGTGTGGGCTCCTCAGGCAGCAAACATAGGGGATGGGCCTGCCAAGAAAGCAGGGGACCAGGTCTCCATGCAGACTCAGGTCTTACAGACTGCATCCTTAAAGGAAGGCCCCGCGAAGCGGGCAGTGTGGGTTGGCCGTAACAGTGCAGAGCCGGAAGAATCTGTGAAGTCCACGGCGCCCAAGCAGAGGCCCAAGGTAGAGGTGACCAAAGCAGTGGTCGTGGACCTTGGCACTGGCTACTGTAAATGTGGCTTTGCTGGACTGCCAAAGCCCACCCACAAGATCTCCACGACGGTGGGCAAGCCCTACATGGAGACGGCCAAAACTGGGGATAATCGCAAGGAGACCTTTGTGGGGCGGGAGCTCCTCCAATCAGATGTTCGTCTCAAGCTGGTTAACCCTCTGCGGCACGGCATCATCGTGGACTGGGACACAGTGCAGGATATCTGGGAGTATCTCTTCCGACAGGAGATGAAGATCATGCCCGAGGAGCACGCAGTCCTGGTGTCAGATCCACCCTTGAGCCCACACACCAACAGAGAGAAGTATGCCGAGATGCTGTTTGAATTCTTCAACACACCTGCCATGCACATTGCCTACCAGTCCCGCCTGTCCATGTACTCCTACGGAAGGACCTCTGGCCTGGTGGTGGAGGTCGGCCATGGCGTGTCCTACGTGGTCCCTATATACGAGGGTTATCCTTTGCCCAGCATCACTGGAAGGCTAGACTATGCAGGCTCCGACCTGACGGCCTACCTGATGTGCCTGATGAACAACTCGGGGAAGCACTTCACCGAGGACCAGGTGAGCATCGTGGAGGACATCAAGACAAAATGCTGCTTTGTGGCCCTGGACCCCATCGAAGAGAAGAAAATCCCTCCTTCTGAGCATGAGCTTCAGTATACTCTGCCTGACGGGAAGGAGATACACCTGTGCCAGGAAAGGTTCCTCTGCTCAGAGATGTTCTTCAAGCCATCTCTGATCAAGTCCATGCAGTTGGGCCTCCACACTCAGACAGTGTCCTGCCTCAACAAGTGTGACATCGCCCTCAAGCGGGACCTCATGGGGAATATCCTGCTCTGTGGGGGAAGCACCATGCTCAGTGGTTTCCCTAACCGTCTGCAAAAGGAGCTGAGTAGTATGTGTCCCAATGACACCCCACAGGTGAACGTGTTGCCTGAGAGAGACACTGCAGTATGGACTGGTGGATCGATCCTGGCTTCGCTTCAGGGTTTCCAGCCACTGTGGGTCCACCGCTTTGAGTATGAGGAGCACGGGCCTTTCTTCCTCTACAGAAGGTGCTTCTGA